A region from the Microcella frigidaquae genome encodes:
- a CDS encoding GNAT family N-acetyltransferase, with amino-acid sequence MAADTLPYTVLEGHGVRLEPYDPAHLPGLTAALGREEVFAGGWGGGPAGACTGEAFAAWLPTYLPLGRAHVYTVLTVPSIEAPAADAEPTIIGTTTILDLTPATESAHIGYTAYTPDVWGTDVNPACKLLLLTHLFEHGYGRVKLQADVRNARSRAGIEKLGAQFEGVARRDAPRADGSWRDGAVYAITVDDWPAVRAGLERRLGATA; translated from the coding sequence ATGGCCGCCGACACCCTGCCGTACACGGTGCTCGAGGGCCACGGCGTGCGCCTCGAGCCCTACGACCCGGCGCACTTGCCGGGGCTGACGGCGGCGCTCGGCCGCGAGGAGGTCTTCGCCGGCGGGTGGGGCGGCGGCCCGGCCGGAGCCTGTACCGGCGAAGCGTTCGCCGCCTGGCTGCCGACCTACCTGCCGCTCGGCCGCGCCCACGTCTACACGGTGCTGACCGTTCCGTCGATCGAGGCCCCGGCGGCGGATGCGGAGCCGACGATCATCGGAACCACAACGATCCTCGACCTCACCCCCGCGACCGAGTCGGCCCACATCGGCTACACCGCCTACACGCCGGACGTCTGGGGCACGGACGTCAACCCCGCCTGCAAGCTGCTGCTGCTCACCCACCTTTTCGAGCACGGCTACGGCCGCGTCAAGCTGCAGGCCGACGTGCGCAACGCGCGGTCGCGGGCCGGCATCGAGAAGCTCGGCGCCCAGTTCGAGGGCGTGGCGCGTCGCGACGCGCCACGCGCCGACGGCTCGTGGCGCGACGGCGCCGTCTACGCGATCACGGTCGACGACTGGCCCGCCGTGCGCGCCGGCCTCGAGCGACGACTGGGCGCGACGGCCTGA